From the Solanum pennellii chromosome 4, SPENNV200 genome, one window contains:
- the LOC107017266 gene encoding LOW QUALITY PROTEIN: uncharacterized protein LOC107017266 (The sequence of the model RefSeq protein was modified relative to this genomic sequence to represent the inferred CDS: inserted 1 base in 1 codon; deleted 2 bases in 1 codon), which translates to MSKQGALLTNSKYRPSMLKLVTEMLCDRGGQKLSPYLCAHVSSFHTSKNFAEEERNGDVRVSLLLSSSMGFARVGCSPLAGKQLELLFVXVFLTGVEEKRERGSSVGAVPRAASGRCGLRLQARRMTRRWRPIAG; encoded by the exons ATGAGCAAACAAGGTGCACTACTAACAAACAGTAAATACCGACCaag CATGCTGAAATTAGTTACTGAAATGTTGTGCGATCGAGGAGGTCAAAAGCTGAGTCCTTATCTATGTGCGCATGTTAGTAGTTTCCATACTTCAAAG AACTTCGCCGAAGAGGAGAGGAATGGAGATGTGAGGGTCTCTCTATTGTTGTCGTCTTCGATGGGGTTCGCCAGAGTTGGCTGCTCACCGCTTGCTGGT AAGCAGCTGGAGCTTCTGTTTG GTGTCTTCCTCACTGGAGTGgaggagaagagagaaagaggCTCGTCGGTCGGAGCTGTTCCTCGCGCTGCTTCTGGCCGGTGCGGGCTTCGCTTGCAGGCGAGGAGAATGACTCGTAGGTGGCGCCCAATTGCAGGCTGA
- the LOC107015785 gene encoding probable DNA primase large subunit: MEAVRSQRKSLVSTGVGSTLPLYRSAPPLEVRLEDFELYAIDRLRVLKGISDALSRGKKPDEMEKLVLDLWKTNMRHQHSSELLNKDIISHFVLRLVYCRTEELRKWFLSIETTLFRYRFREEPPEIQRALMADFDLPYKAVTTAEYESVKEKLNQVARAIGQPITTDAIYYKVPFEEVPELVAGRRVFIQKGNAYIAMNQVVSLVITQFRSHLSKALVLTNRKWTSMIREQEKDRLVPIIEALSTSYLGPDYNQPREHAEISLKDIDQIAKSSFPLCMGHLFEKLREDHHLKHGGRMQLGLFLKGVGLKLDDALAFWRAEFSRKVGAERFEKEYAYSIRHNYGKEGKRTDYTPYSCQKIISSTPGVGDHHGCPYRHFSEENLRAALTRMRVGNRALEDVIDKVRNRHYQLACTLTFEAVHGSSCDAGVNHPNQYYNDSQRILESQKSSSNPKGTAASM; the protein is encoded by the exons ATGGAAGCGGTAAGATCGCAGCGAAAATCTTTGGTATCGACCGGCGTCGGTTCAACACTTCCTCTCTATCGCTCTGCCCCTCCACTTGAAGTCCGTCTTGAAGATTTCGAGCTTTACGCCATTGATCGCCTCCGAG TTCTTAAAGGTATTTCAGATGCTTTGTCTAGAGGAAAGAAGCCCGATGAAATGGAGAAATTG GTGTTGGATTTGTGGAAAACAAATATGAGGCATCAACATTCATCTGAGCTCCTTAATAAGGACATAATTTCACATTTTGTTTTGCGACTTGTTTATTGCAGGAC GGAGGAGTTAAGAAAATGGTTTCTTTCAATTGAAACTACCTTATTTCGTTACCGTTTCCGCGAAGAACCTCCTGAAATTCAG AGAGCGCTAATGGCAGATTTTGATCTTCCATACAAAGCTGTAACCACTGCTGAATACGag AGTGTGAAGGAAAAATTGAACCAAGTTGCACGCGCCATAGGCCAACCTATTACAA CTGATGCTATCTATTACAAG GTTCCATTTGAGGAGGTGCCAGAGCTTGTGGCAGGTCGACGAGTATTTATTCAAAAAGGGAATGCATATATCGCCATGAATCAG GTGGTTTCACTAGTAATCACACAGTTTCGGAGTCATCTTTCGAAAGCACTAGTGCTGACAAACAG AAAATGGACCTCTATGATCAGAGAACAGGAGAAGGATCGTTTGGTTCCT ATTATTGAAGCCTTATCCACAAGTTACCTGGGTCCTGATTATAACCAG CCGAGAGAACATGCAGAAATATCACTAAAAGACATTGACCAGATTGCTAAGAGTTCATTCCCTCTATGTATGGGTCATCTTTTCGAAAAG CTACGAGAGGATCATCATCTGAAGCATGGAGGGAGGATGCAACTTGGTCTATTTCTCAAG GGTGTTGGATTGAAGTTGGATGATGCCCTTGCATTCTGGAGAGCTGAGTTCTCCCGAAAA GTTGGTGCTGAaagatttgaaaaagaatatgcaTACAGCATAAGACACAACTATGGGAAAGAAGGAAAGAGAACG GATTACACACCTTATTCTTGTCAAAAGATTATATCATCAACTCCTGGAGTTGGAGATCACCATGGCTGTCCATATCGTCATTTCAG TGAGGAGAATCTGAGAGCTGCTCTGACCAGGATGAGAGTAGGCAATCGAGCACTGGAGGATGTGATAGACAAAGTCCGAAATAGACATTACCAG TTGGCATGCACTTTGACCTTTGAAGCTGTTCATGGCTCATCTTGTGATGCCGGGGTTAACCATCCAAATCAGTACTACAATGACAGTCAGAGGATCTTGGAATCACAG AAGAGTTCCAGCAACCCAAAAGGAACAGCAGCTTCAATGTAG